GGCCGAGCTCCAGGGACAGGTGCCGCGGCGAAGGCGGGAAGAACACGAACCCCACCATATCCGCACCCGCCTCGAGCGCCGCTTGAAGCGTCTCGCGCGTAGACAGGCCGCAGATTTTGACGAGCAGGGACATGGTCTCAAAGCAAATGGAGGCCGCAACGTGCGGCCGGAAAACGGGGCTTTCGGTCGGGCCGCTTCTACAACGTCGCGCGCTGCTTGTCTCGCCCGATGGGCCCGTAAAGCCCGACCCCGGAGGGAACGGGAAGGCGCTGCGAGCCGGGCTTTGCTGCGGCCGCCTGGGCCCGCAAATCGGCCAGTTCGACCCTGGCAGCCCGTGAATCCGCCTCGTGGCGGCGCGCCGCGCGCCGCCAGTGCCGCTGACCGAACCAGACGGCACAGCCGCCGGCAAAAACGCCGAGGGCGGCGACCAGGATCAGGAGCAGGAACAGCGGCAGCGTCACCGACAATGACGGATCGTTCGCGATGAAGGGATCGAACGAGACCGTGACGAAGTGCCGGTTGGCAACGGCGAAGGTCACCAGGATCAGGCCCAGCGGAATCACGATCAGCGCAGTCAGTAACTTTCGCATCGCGATCGCTCGTCTTGAATCAAGCTTGCGGCCGCATCATGCGGCTATCAGGTTAAACCCGGACGGCGACATCCTTTAGTCGGGCGCGCCGGGATCCGGATGGTCGCGGTTCAGCCGCTCGCGCATTTCCTTGCCGGTCTTGAAGAACGGAACGCTCTTCTGATCGACAGGCACATGGGCGCCGGTACGTGGATTGCGCCCGGCGCGTGCAGGGCGATGCTTGACCGAGAAGGCACCGAAGCCGCGCAACTCGACGCGGTCACCGCGCGCGAGGGCCGCTACGATCTCTTCGAGAATCGCATTCACAATGTTCTCGACATCCCGCTGGTACAGATGCGGGTTGTGCTCGGCGATACGCTGAACAAGTTCGGATTTGATCATCGAGAGATAGGACCCGGAAGCGTGCGGATGACCATTTCCGTGAAAATACCTTGATCTGTCAAGACGCTAAATCAGGATTGAGTATCGTGAAAATGCGTGACAAATGCCGAAAAAGCGGGCTGACCCGATGCCCGTCAGGCGGGAAAATCCTCAGGCGCTCGCCCAGCCCCGTCAATTTGACGCGGCCGGGTGCCACAGCGCCAGCATTCCGTCCATTCCAAACCGATCGACCGCCTGCGCGACCCCGGTTTGCCCGATTTGATGCGCAATCGAGCCAAAACCGAGCGCTTCCAGCGCAATGGCAGCCGCCGTCTTGAGGAACGGCAGATCACCGAAGCGCGGCTCGAGCTTGTAGTCGCGTACCGGAAGACCCTTCTTGACGCTCTTCTGCTCGACCAGCCAGGTCACCGCCGTCTTCTCGTCGCCGATCTGATCGATCAGCTTGAGATCGATCGCCTGGCGTCCCGTGAAGACGCGGCCATCAGCCACTTTCTCGAGCTGCGTGTCATCCATGCCACGCCGTTCCTTCACCAATCCCTTGAACCAGGCATAGGAATCCTTCACCAGCGCATCAAGGGCAGCCCGCGCTTCGGGACTGGTCGGCTCAAAACCGTTGGGCGCAGCCTTCAGCGGCGACGACTTCACCTCCTCGACCTTGACGCCGATGGTCTTCAGGAGCTCGCTGACGTTGGGATATTGGAACAGCACGCCGATCGACCCGACCAGCGAGCTCTGCTGGGCAATGATGTGGTCGCTGGCAATCGCCGTGATGTAGCCCCCGGAGGCAGCCAGGCCCTCGACCACCACGACCAGCGGCTTCTTCGCCTTGAGCCGGACGAGCGAATCGTAGAGCTGCTCGGAGCCGGCGGTGGTGCCGCCCGGCGAGTTGATGTGAACGATAACAGCCGCAGCCTGCGAATTCTCCAGCCGCTCCAGCGCCTGCGTGCGATCGGAATCGCTGCGGATCAGGCCTTCGATATGGACCCGCGCGATCGAGCCGGCGGATGCGAAGGTGCCGCGCGCGCCGGGTGTCGCGATCAGCGCAACGCCCGCAATCGCCGCGATCGCGATCAGCGCGGCCATCACGCGCCAGAACGTCAGCTTGCGGCGGATCCTGCGGCGATCGACGATGATGTCCGAATCGAGCGACATCCAGATATCTCCAAATGAAAGGCCAAGCGCGTTGTGCCCTCACAGCGTGACCAACGGCTTATCTGGATACATCAATTGCGGCGCAATTTGAAGAAAACAAGGCCTGCGGGCTGACCCAGAGCAACTGCGTAGGAGCGCAAGCGTAATCGGGGCCCGTCACAGCGCCGAAACACCCTCCCGGATTGCGCTTCGCTCCATCCGGGCAACGGGCACCAAGCCACAACAAAAAAGCCCCGGCTCGCGCCGGGGCTTCGATGCAGCGAAATGCGTTTCGCTTACTTGCTGTCGCGGTTCTTGAGCGCGGTGCCCAGGATGTCGCCGAGCGTCGCTCCCGAATCGGAGGAGCCGTACTGCGCGATGGCTTCCTTCTCTTCGGCGACTTCGAGCGCCTTGATCGACACCTGGACCTTGCGGGCCTTCTTGTCGAACTGGATCACGCGGGCATCGACCTTCTCGCCGACGGCAAAGCGTTCGGCGCGCTGGTCGTTGCGATCACGGGCAAGCTCCGAGCGCTTGACGAAGGTGGTGAAGTCGGTCCCGGTGATCTTCACCTCGATACCGCTTTCCTTCACTTCGAGCACTTCGCAGGTCACGACCGCGCCCTTCTTGACATCGCCCGGCTCGGCGAAGGGATCGCCTTCGAGCTGCTTGATGCCGAGCGAGATGCGCTCCTTCTCGACGTCCACATCGAGCACCACGGCCTTGACCATGTCGCCCTTCTTGTAGTTGTCGATCACCTGCTCGCCCGGAAGCTTCCAGTCGAGGTCGGAGAGATGGACCATGCCGTCGACGTCGCCCTCGAGACCCAGGAACAGGCCGAACTCGGTCTTGTTCTTGACCTCGCCCTCGACCGTCGAACCGGTCGGGTGACCTTCGACGAAGACCTCCCAGGGGTTGCGCATGGTCTGCTTGAGGCCGAGCGAGATGCGGCGCTTGACGGAATCGACTTCCAGCACCTGCACTTCGACTTCCTGCGAGGTCGAAACGATCTTGCCGGGGTGCATGTTCTTCTTGGTCCACGACATCTCGGAGACGTGGATCAGGCCTTCGATGCCCGGCTCGAGCTCGACGAACGCACCGTAGTCGGTGATGTTGGTGACGCGGCCGGTGAAGCGGGCACCCAGCGGGTACTTGGCTTCGATGCCCTGCCACGGATCGTCCAGCAGCTGCTTCATGCCCAGCGAGATGCGGTGCGTCTCGTGGTTGATCTTGATGATCTTGACCTTCACGGTCTGGCCGATCGAGAGCACCTCGGTCGGGTGGTTGACGCGGCGCCACGCGATGTCGGTGACGTGCAGCAGGCCGTCGATGCCGCCGAGATCAACGAACGCACCGTAATCGGTGATGTTCTTGACCACGCCGTCGATGACCTGACCCTCTTCGAGGTTCTGCACCAGCTCCTGACGCTGCTCGGCGCGGGTCTCTTCGAGAACCGTGCGGCGGGACACGACGATGTTGCCGCGGCGGCGGTCCATCTTGAGGATCTGGAACGGCTGCGAGTTGTTCATCAGCGGCGCAACGTCGCGGATCGGACGGATGTCGACCTGCGAGCGCGGCAGGAAGGCCACGGCACCGTCGAGGTCGACGGTGAAGCCGCCCTTGACCTGGTTGAAGATGACGCCGTTGACCTTCTCGTTGTTCTGGAACGCCTTCTCTAGCTTGCCCCAGCTCTCTTCGCGGCGCGCCTTGTCGCGCGACAGCACGGCTTCGCCGAGCGCGTTCTCGATCCGATCGAGGAACACTTCGACCTCGTCGCCGACCTTCAGTTCGCTGTCACGGCCGGGGCCGGAAAATTCGCGCAGGGCGACGCGGCCCTCGGTCTTCAGGCCGACGTCGATGACGGCCATGTCCTTTTCAATTGCAACCACCTTGCCCTTGATGACGGAGCTTTCCTGCAGGTTGCCGCCTGCGAAGGACTCGTCGAGCATCGCAGCGAAATCGTCGCGCGACGGGCTATAGGTATCAGCGGAAGTCGAAGCCATTTGTTCTCCAATTGCGGATGTCGTGCCGGCCGTTGGGTTCATGGGCGCATCGCACACGCAGTGTCGGAAGGTCCGCAAAACCTTCGAACGACCGCTCGTTGCGCCGCCCCTGAGAGGCGAAACAACGGAAGCGGGCCGGCTGAGGCCCGCGCGTTCGATACGTGGAAATCTTATGTCCGGAGCCTGGATCGCGCCGGTCCCGAACAGGGGACCGAGGTATCGACCTCAAAGAGCGGGAGCGGGCACTTCCTCCAATGACGGCGGCGGCTTAACCCCGCGACCGGCCCGCTCGGACGGCCTCGATAATGTCGATGGCGGCCCGGACGCCGCCTTCTATATCCAGTTGGGAGTTATCTAGCAAGTAAGCATCCGCGGCCGGTTTCAGGGGGGCAATCGGCCGGTTCTTGTCGCGTTCGTCGCGCTGGATGATGTCGGCGAGCACGGCGGCCTCGTCGGCCTCCTCGCCCCTTGCCTTGGCCTCCATGGTCCGGCGGCGCGCCCGGACTTTTGGATCGGCCACGACGAAGATCTTCACGTCCGCATGCGGGCAGATCACGGTTCCAATGTCCCGGCCGTCCAGCACGGCACCGGGCGGATCGGCGGCGAATTGCCTCTGAAAGTTGACCAGGGCCTCGCGGACCCTCGGGATCGCCGAGACGATCGAGGCGCCCTCGCCGGCCTTCTGGGTCTTCAGGGCTGGATTGCCGAACTTCTCGGGATCGAGTTCCAGCGCCGCGGCGACCGCAGCCTCCTCGTCGCGGAGATCGTGACCGGACTGCATCAGGGCATAAGCCACCGCGCGGTAGATCACGCCGGTATCGAGATGACGATAGCCGTAATGGTGCGCGAGACGCTTGCCGAGCGTCCCCTTGCCCGAGGCCGCGGGCCCGTCGATGGCGATGATCATGAAAACTCGGCCCCCAGCGAACGCATCATCGGAATGAAATCCGGGAAACTGGTGGCGATGAAGGCGGTGTCGTCGACGGTCACCGCCTGATCGGAGGCGCAGCCCATCACCAGTGCGGACATCGCGATGCGATGGTCCATGTGGGTGGCGACAGTGCCGCCGCCGGGGACGTGACCGCGGCCTTCGACGATCAGATCGTCGCCGGAGACCTCGACCTTGACGCCGTTGACGCGCAGCATGGCGGCGGTGGCCTCCAGGCGATCCGATTCCTTGACGCGCAGCTCCTGCAGGCCGCGCATGATCGTCGTGCCCTCGGCGAAGGCGGCTGCCACCGCCAGCACCAGATATTCATCGATCATCGAGGGCGCGCGCTCCGGCGGCACCACGACGCCGCGCAGCTTCGAGGCGCGTACACGCAAGCGCGCCATCGGCTCGCCGGCGTCGCCGCGGACTTCGCTCTCCTCGATCGATGCGCCCATTTCGCGCAGCGTGATGAACAGGCCGGTGCGCAGCGGATTGGTCATGACGTCGGACAGGACGACGTCGGAGCCCTCGACGATCAGCGCTGCGACCACCGGGAAAGCCGCCGAGGAGGGATCGGCGGGCACAACGACGGTGGCGCCATGCAGCTCCGGCTGGCCGACCAGGGTGATCTTGCGGCCATGCGTGCCCTCGCGCGTGGAGGTGATATCGGCGCCAAAATGCTTGAGCATCAGCTCGGTGTGGTCGCGGCTGGCCTCGCTCTCGATCACGGTTGTGGTGCCGGGCGCAGCGAGACCCGCCAGCAGCACCGCCGATTTGATTTGGGCCGAGGCGACCGGGGTCTGGTAGGTGATCGGCAGCGGATCGCGCGCGCCCTGAAGGGTCAGGGGCAGGCGGCCGCCCTCCCCGCCGGAGACGACCTTCGCGCCCATCTTTTCCAGGGGATCGAGAATCCGGCGCATCGGCCGGCTGCGCAGCGAGGCATCGCCGTCGAAAACCGCCGAGATCGGGCAGCCGGCGACGGCGCCCATCACCAGCCGGCAGCCGGTGCCGGAGTTCCCGAAATCCAGCGGAGCCTTGGGCTGGGCGAAGCCCGCGACGCCCGCGCCCTGCACCTTCCAGGCAAAATCGCCGGTCCGCTCCACGGTGGCGCCCAGCGCCTGCATCGATTTGGCGGTGTTGAGGACGTCCTCGCCCTCCAGCAGGCCCGAAATCCTGGTCTCGCCGACCGCGAGCGCGCCCAGAATGAGGGCACGGTGGGAAATCGACTTGTCCCCGGGCACCCGTACTTTCCCGGTCAGGGGCCCGCTGGCGCGAGCCTGGAGCGGCCTCGTTTGGTCGGAATTGGTCACGATCGTGTCCTTGGATGCGCCTTCAAGGGGGCTCGGCGCAGGTACCACATGGTCAGCACCCCGTCACGGGCATGTCGTTCTCCCGTAATGCGCTATTGACAGCGGCCCGCCAACTAGCCAAGTGAAACACCGCTTTTCAGACATTCCCAGGATTCCTGCCGTGGCCAAGTCAGAACTCGGAACCAAACGTATTTGCCCGACCACGGGCAAGAAGTTCTACGACCTCAACAAGAATCCGGTGATCTCGCCCTATACCGGCGAAGTCGTGCCGATCGCGCCCGTCGCGCCCGCGCGCGTGCCTCGCGGTGCCGAAGCCCGGCACGCGGCGACGGCGGATGCCACGCCGGAGCCGGCAGAGGTCGAAGAGGTCTCGCTCGAGGAGGCCGACGCCGAGGAGAACACCGGCAAGGTCAAGGCCGCCGTGCCCGAATCCGAGGACGATATCGAGGTCGACGAGACCATTGATGACGACGATGACGATGATTCGACCTTCATTGCCGACGAAGAAGAGGGCGATGAGGACGTGACCGACATCATTGGTGATGTCGGAGGTGATGAAGAGACTTGAGATCGGCCCTGATCTGTGAAAAAGGGTGCACCGCGCGAGTCACCAGGGCTCGCCGGTGCGGGTGATCCACCAGGATCCCCACAAGGACTAAGGGGCCATAGCTCAGCTGGGAGAGCGCTTGCATGGCATGCAAGAGGTCGGCGGTTCGATCCCGCCTGGCTCCACCAGCCTTCGCTCGCTTCGCGAGCTTCGGCTCGGCAAGCCAGCGTCGCTCCATCGTAGCGAAGCTTGCGAAGGCTGCCGCGGCGTAGCCCGAAGGGCGAAGCCGGGCTTCACCGAATAAAACGAGTATGTAAGCTCCACTCTTGGCAACCGGGTGGGGGTACAGTGAAATACGTCTACATCCTTGAGAGCTTCGATTCCCTCCATTTTTATATCGGGATCACCGACGACCTCCGCGCCCGGCTGGCGAAGCACAACGCCGGCGAGGTGCCCCACACCTCGAAATACCGGCCCTGGCGTCTCAAGACTTACGTTGCGTTCAGCGATGAGAAGCAAGCCGTAGCGTTTGAGAAATATCTGAAATCAGCGTCCGGCCGCGCCTTCGCCAAGAAACGCCTCTAAGCCGCCCCCTACTCCCCGATCACCGCATTCAACCGATCCCTCAACGCGACGATCTCGTCCTTCATCGCGACCAGCTCCGACACCGAACATTCCGATGCCGCCAGAATCGACTGCGGCACGGCGCGCGCTTTCTCCTTCAGCGCTTGCCCCTGGGCCGTCAGCGCGATCAGCACCTGACGCTCGTCCTCGCTCGATCGGGTCCGCTTGACGAGATGGGCGGCCTCCAAGCGCTTGAGCAGCGGCGTCAGCGTGCCCGAATCCAGGAACAGCCGCTCGCCGATGTCCTTGACCGGCACGTCGTCGCGCTCCCACAGCACCAGCATGACCAGATATTGCGGATAGGTCAGGCCGAGCCGGTCCAGCAGCGGCTTGTAGACGCGGTTGAAGGCGTGCGCGGCCGAATAGATCGCGAAGCAGATCTGGTTGTCGAGCCGCTGCGGGTCCAGTGCCGAGTGTTTGCGAGGCATAGCGAATCTCACGAGGGTCTCCCCATTCTGGGACCGGCCGGCGGCATATTCAATTGCGGACAATTAAATGTGAGGCATGCAAATATCAATTGCGCACAATCTAATTGCTTGCGATACAGGGCGCACCCCAACCGCAAGACCCTGAGGAGACGAAGATGTCCGTAAACGTCCTCTACAAGACCAGCGCCAAGGCCACCGGCGGCCGCGACGGCCATGCCGCGACCCTCGACGGCGCGCTCGACGTCAAGCTCACCACGCCGAAGGAGCTCGGCGGCGGCGGTGGCGCCGGCAACAATCCCGAGCAGCTGTTCGCGGCCGGCTATGCCGCCTGCTTCATCGGCGCGATGAAGTTCGTATCGTCGCAGGGCGGGCCGAAGGTTCCGGCTGACGCCTCCGTGACCTCGACCGTCGGCATCGGCCCGCGCTCCGAGGGCGGCTTCGGTCTCGACATCGATCTCGCCGTCTCGCTGCCGGGCCTGGCCCGCGCGGAAGCCGAGGCGCTGGTGGAGAAGGCACACCAGGTCTGCCCGTACTCCAATGCCACGCGCGGCAATGTCGACGTTCGCCTGACGGTCGTCTGATCGAAAGTGCGGATTGGCTGGCCCGGGATCCCCCTCGGGCCGGCCGCTTCCATTTGCCATGCCGCGGCATGCGGTGTGCGCCTGCATGACCCCCTACGCTCGGCGCCATTGCCGGCATCGGCAAACCTCGCTAGGCCTGTGACCAAATCTCGACACAGGGAAGCGAAGGCATGAGTTCTGAAGCCGCCAGTTCTGAAGCCGCATTGGGCGCAATGAGCGGATTGCGCGTCATCGATCTCACGCGCGTGCTCGGCGGTCCCTACTGCACCCAGATCCTCGCCGACCATGGCGCCGACGTGATCAAGGTCGAGCCGCCCGCTGGCGACGAGGTGCGCGACTGGGGCCCTCCCTTCCACGAGGAGGACGCGGCCTATTTCATCGGCATCAACCGCAACAAGCGTTCGATCGGCCTCGACCTCGCCTCGGAGGGCGGCCGCATCGTCCTGCTCAAGATGCTGGAAACGGCCGACGTCCTGATCGAGAATTTCAAGCCGGGCACGCTGGAGAAATGGGGCATCGGCAACGATGTGCTCAGCAAGAAATTCCCGCGCCTCGTGCATTGCCGGATCTGCGGCTTCGGCGCCGACGGCCCGCGCGGCGGCAATCCCGGCTATGACGCCATCATCCAGGCCATGACCGGCATGATCGCCGCGACCGGCTCGCCCGAGAGCGGGCCGATGCGGATCGGCGTGCCGCTGGTCGACATCGGCACCGGCCTCTATGCGGCGATCGGCATCCTGATGGCGCTGTCGGAGCGGCAGCGCTCCGGCAAGGGCCAATTCCTGGAGACGACGCTGTACGAGACCGGCCTTGCCATCATGCATCCGCACACCGCGAATTACTTCATGCATGGCAAGCCGCCGTCGCTCACCGGCAACGAGCATCCGAACCTCGTGCCTTATGCGATCTTCCCGACCAAGACCGACAACATCTTCATCGGCGTCGGCAATGACGGCACCTTCCGCAAGCTGGCCAAGGAGATCGGCAAGCCCGAGCTCGGCACCGATCCACGTTTCGCCCGCAACAAGGACCGCATCGCCAACCGCGAGGCGCTGCGCGCCGAGCTTGCCGCCGTGTTCAGCCAGCACGAGGCCGAGCCGCTGTGCAATCGCCTGCTCGCCGCGGGCCTGCCCGCAGGGCCCGTGCAGAAGATCGACCAGGCGTTGACGAACCCGCACACGATCGCGCGCGGCGATATTGTCGAGAAGGATTGGTACAAGGGCGTCGCCTCGCCGATCCGGCTCGATCGCAGCAAGCCGAGCCTGCGCCGGCTGCCGCCGAAGTTCAGCCAGCACTCGGCCGAGGTGCTGGGCGAGTTCGGCTACTCCAAGGCCGAGATCGACGCGATGGTCGAGAAGGGCACGGTCTGCGGGCCGGAGCGCAAGCGCTGAGATAAGCCAGACGTCGCTCGTCAAGGTGGTGCGCTCCCTCTCCCGCTCGCGGGAGAGGGTTGGGGAGAGGGCGTCTCCACTGTGGGATTCCCCTCGAGGAGAGAACCCTCACCCGCGCTACGCGCGACCTCTCCCGCAAGCGGGAGAGGTCTTAGAGCGTGCGGCCCGGTCTTCGGCTCACATCCCGAATGCCGCACTGCGGCGCGATCCACGTGTGTGCACCGCGAACGGAGGAGGCCGCCCGCTTCGTCTTCGCCTATTTGCCGGCTTTCCTTTTCCAGCGCTTGCCGCTTTCGTTTCGCCCGCTTACACAGTCATGTGAACGTCATATGGCGCTGCTAGCGCAAGCGCTTCTCGTGACGGCCAAGGGAGGTTTACTTGATGGCTCTTCGACAATTTGGCGCAGCTACCGCATTTGCACTCACGGTCGGCATGACGGCGTCGCCGGCGCTGGCCGTGACGGAAATCCAGTGGTGGCACGCGATGACCGGTGCCAACAACGACGTCATCGTCAAGCTCGCGAATGATTTCAACGCGGCGCAGAGCGACTACAAGGTCGTTCCGACCTACAAGGGCAATTACGCCGACACAATGAATGCGGGCATCGCGGCGTTCCGTGCCGGCAACGCCCCGCACATCATGCAGGTCTTCGAGGTCGGCACCGCCACCATGATGGCTGCGACCGGCGCCGTGAAGCCGGTCTACAAGCTGATGGCCGACGCCGGCGAAAAGTTCGATCCCAAGATCTACCTGCCCGCCATCACCGGTTACTACTCGACGTCGAAGGGCGAGATGCTATCCTTCCCCTTCAACTCGTCGTCGACCGTCATGTGGGTCAATCTCGACGAGCTGAAGAAGGCCAACGTCGAAATCCCCAAGACCTGGCCCGAAACCTTCGCGGCCGCCAAGAAGCTGCACGACAACGGTCATCCGACCTGCGGCTTCTCCGGCTCCTGGGTCACCTGGGTCAACCTCGAGCAGCTCTCCGCCTGGCACAACGTCCCGCTCGCCAGCAAGGCCAACGGCCTCGACGGCTTCGACACCAAGCTCGAGTTCAACGGACCGCTCCAAGTCAAGCATCTCGAGAAGCTGGTCGAGCTCCAGAAGGACAAGACCTACGACTATGCCGGCCGCACCAACACCGGCGAAGGCCGCTTCACGTCGGGCGAGTGTCCGATCTACCTGACCTCGTCGGCGTTCTTCGGCAACGTCAAGGCGCAGGCCAAGTTCAACTTCACCGCGGTGCCGATGCCGTATTATCCCGACGTCAAGGGCGCGCCGCAGAACTCGATCATCGGCGGCGCTTCGCTCTGGGTCATGGGCGGCAAGCCGGCCGAGGAATACAAGGGCGTCGCGAAATTCCTAACCTTCCTCTCGGACACCGATCGCCAGGTCTACATCCACAAGGCCTCGGGCTATCTGCCGATCACCAAGGCGGCCTATGAGAAGGCCAAGGCCGAGGGTTTCTACAAGGACCAGCCCTATCTCGAGACCCCGCTGCTCGAGCTGACCAACAAGGAGCCGACCGAGAATTCGCGCGGTCTGCGCCTCGGCAACATGGTTCAGCTGCGCGACGTCTGGTCGGAAGAGATCGAGCAGGCGCTGGCCGGCAAGAAGACGGCCAAGCAGGCGCTGGATGCCGCCGTCGAGCGCGGCAACACGATGCTGCGTCAGTTCGAAAAGACCGCCGTCAAGTGAGGCGATGAGCGGCAGGCCGGCCACCCGGCCTGCCGCTTTCGGCGGACACCATGCAAAAGCAAGCCATTTTCCAATCCAAGCTATTGCCTTACGCGCTGGTTGCGCCGCAGCTCGCGATCGTCCTGATTTTCTTCTACTGGCCGGCCTTGCAGGCCGTGATCCAGTCCTTCCTGCTGCAGGACGCCTTCGGTCTCTCGACCACCTTCGTCTGGTTCGACAATTACGTCGAGCTGTTCAGGGATCCCGCCTATTTCGAAGCGATCGTCCGGACCTTCGTGTTCTCGTTCGCGATCGCCGTCTCGTCGCTGTCCTTTGCGCTGCTGCTCGCCGTCATGGCGGACAAGCCGCTGCGCGGCTCGATGCTGTACCGCACCCTCCTGATCTGGCCCTATGCGGTGGCCCCGCCGGTCGTCGGCGTGCTCTGGATCTTCATGCTGCATCCCTCGCTGGGCATCATCGCGCGCTATTTGCGCGCGATCGGGGTCGACTGGAATCCGCTGCTCGACGGCGACCAGGCGGCAACGCTGATCATCCTCGCCGCCGCCTGGAAGCAGATCTCCTACAATTTCCTGTTCTTCCTCGCCGGCCTGCAGGCGATCCCGAAAAGCGTGCTCGAAGCCGCCGCGATCGACGGTGCGCGTCCGATGCGCCGGTTCTGGACCGTGACCTTCCCGCTGCTGTCGCCGACCATCTTCTTCCTACTGGTCGTCAACATCGTCTACGCCTTCTTCGACACCTTCGGCATCATCGACACCATGACCCGCGGCGGTCCGGGCACCTCGACGGTGACGCTGGTCTACAAGGTCTATTCCGACGGCCTGCTCGGCGGCAATCTCGGCAGCTCAGCGGCGCAATCGGTGATCCTGATGATCATGGTCATCGTGCTCACGGGAATCCAGTTCCGCTTCGTCGAACGCAAGGTGACCTACTGATGGTCGAGGAAGAGGGCTTCCGGCGCTACGTCGCCCATTTCATTCTCTGGATCGGGATCGCGGTCGTCGCCTTCCCGGTCTACATCGCGTTCATCGCCTCGACGCA
The sequence above is drawn from the Bradyrhizobium amphicarpaeae genome and encodes:
- a CDS encoding CaiB/BaiF CoA transferase family protein, encoding MSSEAASSEAALGAMSGLRVIDLTRVLGGPYCTQILADHGADVIKVEPPAGDEVRDWGPPFHEEDAAYFIGINRNKRSIGLDLASEGGRIVLLKMLETADVLIENFKPGTLEKWGIGNDVLSKKFPRLVHCRICGFGADGPRGGNPGYDAIIQAMTGMIAATGSPESGPMRIGVPLVDIGTGLYAAIGILMALSERQRSGKGQFLETTLYETGLAIMHPHTANYFMHGKPPSLTGNEHPNLVPYAIFPTKTDNIFIGVGNDGTFRKLAKEIGKPELGTDPRFARNKDRIANREALRAELAAVFSQHEAEPLCNRLLAAGLPAGPVQKIDQALTNPHTIARGDIVEKDWYKGVASPIRLDRSKPSLRRLPPKFSQHSAEVLGEFGYSKAEIDAMVEKGTVCGPERKR
- the ugpB gene encoding sn-glycerol-3-phosphate ABC transporter substrate-binding protein UgpB gives rise to the protein MALRQFGAATAFALTVGMTASPALAVTEIQWWHAMTGANNDVIVKLANDFNAAQSDYKVVPTYKGNYADTMNAGIAAFRAGNAPHIMQVFEVGTATMMAATGAVKPVYKLMADAGEKFDPKIYLPAITGYYSTSKGEMLSFPFNSSSTVMWVNLDELKKANVEIPKTWPETFAAAKKLHDNGHPTCGFSGSWVTWVNLEQLSAWHNVPLASKANGLDGFDTKLEFNGPLQVKHLEKLVELQKDKTYDYAGRTNTGEGRFTSGECPIYLTSSAFFGNVKAQAKFNFTAVPMPYYPDVKGAPQNSIIGGASLWVMGGKPAEEYKGVAKFLTFLSDTDRQVYIHKASGYLPITKAAYEKAKAEGFYKDQPYLETPLLELTNKEPTENSRGLRLGNMVQLRDVWSEEIEQALAGKKTAKQALDAAVERGNTMLRQFEKTAVK
- the ugpA gene encoding sn-glycerol-3-phosphate ABC transporter permease UgpA encodes the protein MQKQAIFQSKLLPYALVAPQLAIVLIFFYWPALQAVIQSFLLQDAFGLSTTFVWFDNYVELFRDPAYFEAIVRTFVFSFAIAVSSLSFALLLAVMADKPLRGSMLYRTLLIWPYAVAPPVVGVLWIFMLHPSLGIIARYLRAIGVDWNPLLDGDQAATLIILAAAWKQISYNFLFFLAGLQAIPKSVLEAAAIDGARPMRRFWTVTFPLLSPTIFFLLVVNIVYAFFDTFGIIDTMTRGGPGTSTVTLVYKVYSDGLLGGNLGSSAAQSVILMIMVIVLTGIQFRFVERKVTY